Below is a genomic region from Sphingomonas phyllosphaerae.
TTCCTGCGGCAGTCGGCGCGCGAGCTGTCGGATGCGTTTCCCGAGTTACTGGTGCTGCCGTTCGAGGCCGATTTCACCCGCCCGCTGACCTTGCCGCATACGATCAGCGCTGCGCCGAAGCTGGGGTTCTTTCCGGGATCGACGATCGGCAACCTGATTCCGCTGGCGGCGATCGACCTGCTGCGTGCGATGCGTTCGTCGCTCGGGGAGGGCGCGATGCTGCTGATCGGGATGGACCGGATCAAGGACCCGGCGGTGCTGATCCCGGCCTATGACGATGCGCAGGGCGTGACCGCGGCGTTCAACCGCAACCTGCTTGAGCGGATCAATCGCGAGCTGGACGGGACGCTGCCGGTCGACGCCTTCGCGCACGAGGCGCGCTGGAACGACGATCGCGCTCGGATCGAGATGCATCTGGTCGCGACTCGCGATGTCGCCTTCACGGTCGAGGGGCGCGAGTTTTCGATCGCGACGGGCGAGTCGATCCATACCGAGAACAGCCACAAATACGGCGAGCGTGACGCGCGCATCCTGCTGCGCGCGGGCGGGTGGACGCCGGTGCGCGAATGGACCGATGCCGAGGGCAAGTTCGCGGTGATCCTCGCCGAGGCGCAGCCTGAGCGGCCGGCGCCGTAGCGCCATTGAGGAGGACACACACCTCGTCGCCCCTGCGCAGGCAGGGGCCTATGTCTGTCTCGGCTTGGTGAGGCATTTGACACAGGCACGTTGGGTCGTGTGTCACTTGGCTCGACGCATGATACAGCCATGGGCCCCTGCCTGCGCAGGGGCGACGGCTTGATCGACGGTGACGTCAGTCGCGGCGGACGCCCGTGACGCTGAACGGCTTCGGCTCGACCGGCGGGATCGCGCTGTCGTTCAGCTCGCATTGCCAGAAGCCGACGTCGATCCAGCGCCCCTGTTTGTAG
It encodes:
- the egtD gene encoding L-histidine N(alpha)-methyltransferase, which translates into the protein MLKPEIEDGQVTLADPQFRADVLAGLERRPRAIPARWFYDHRGSELFEQITDLPEYYPTRTETALLEGLCPELREIVGEGRAVVEFGSGSSTKTPIVLRCVKPSSYVPIDISGDFLRQSARELSDAFPELLVLPFEADFTRPLTLPHTISAAPKLGFFPGSTIGNLIPLAAIDLLRAMRSSLGEGAMLLIGMDRIKDPAVLIPAYDDAQGVTAAFNRNLLERINRELDGTLPVDAFAHEARWNDDRARIEMHLVATRDVAFTVEGREFSIATGESIHTENSHKYGERDARILLRAGGWTPVREWTDAEGKFAVILAEAQPERPAP